In the Thauera sedimentorum genome, one interval contains:
- a CDS encoding DoxX family protein: MNSRTDAAAATVTPSVGPAALVRRFVALCECVPHALIAFLGRFSIAAVFWQSGQTKVEGLAINLVAGEFTLGWPRLSDTAVFLFREEYRLPLIAPEIAAPLAAFAEHLFPLLLLLGLATRFSALALLVMTAVIQLLVYPGAYPTHGVWAAVLLYLLARGPGRLSLDHWIARRAGGA, from the coding sequence ATGAATAGTCGAACCGATGCAGCGGCTGCGACAGTTACGCCGTCGGTCGGGCCGGCCGCCCTGGTGCGCCGTTTCGTGGCGCTGTGCGAGTGCGTGCCGCATGCGCTGATCGCCTTCCTCGGACGCTTCTCGATCGCCGCGGTGTTCTGGCAGTCCGGGCAGACCAAGGTCGAAGGGCTGGCGATCAACCTGGTCGCGGGCGAGTTCACCCTGGGCTGGCCGCGCCTGTCCGACACCGCGGTGTTCCTGTTCCGCGAGGAATACCGGTTGCCGTTGATCGCGCCGGAGATTGCCGCGCCGCTGGCGGCCTTTGCCGAGCACCTGTTTCCGCTATTGCTGCTGCTCGGCCTGGCGACGCGCTTCTCCGCGCTGGCCCTGCTGGTGATGACGGCGGTGATCCAGCTGCTGGTCTATCCGGGGGCCTATCCCACCCACGGCGTGTGGGCGGCGGTGCTGCTCTACCTGCTGGCGCGCGGGCCGGGCCGGCTGTCGCTGGATCACTGGATCGCGCGCCGCGCCGGCGGCGCCTGA
- a CDS encoding GGDEF domain-containing protein: MARIGIATRLGLLLAAFGVLAVVLTGYYTYLNGSQRLRLAAERDLLTATQVLGRSLEISLGKVARDVGVLARLPDAVRALGAEDTPDAQAARDGLAESFAAMMASYPSYARIRLIGGADHGLEQVRVDRLGSGTVRLTGLALQEKGHAPYVFETLRRGPGQVYLSDIGLNREDDAPTVAGQPILRVASPVIDGDGVVLGVAVITLDLQRYFGQLHQDLPASYRVYLANHRGDFLVHPDPAQTFGFEHGRPLLVQQTYPPVAELIEGRRGSVVVTPDSGNGDGEAVAFVRLPFGDVDDGRFLVLGLSQPLDEVLALSTSQRQSTLELVLLFSLLAVGISALVARAVTGPVNTMANAVMAISRGEKAGVLPVHRQDELGVLARSVAHMQQQIASQLDELEHRRSELDHLAHHDSLTGLPNRRMFQIYLEAAITRARRSGKPFALLFVDLDHFKEINDERGHAVGDEVLRAVANRLRAHVRADDTVARLGGDEFTVLEENLEGPEDAALVAAKLHDCFLEPFQIDGKPTMIGASIGVSLYPTHGEEATDLLSNADNAMYHAKLEGRNSFRVYAEGAGE, encoded by the coding sequence ATGGCGCGCATCGGCATCGCCACCCGCCTCGGCCTGTTGCTGGCCGCATTCGGGGTGCTGGCGGTGGTGCTGACCGGTTACTACACCTACCTGAACGGCAGCCAGCGACTGCGCCTGGCCGCCGAACGCGATCTGCTCACGGCGACACAAGTACTCGGTCGCAGCCTGGAAATCTCGTTGGGCAAGGTGGCCCGCGATGTTGGCGTGCTCGCGCGCCTGCCTGACGCGGTTCGCGCGCTCGGCGCGGAGGACACCCCCGACGCACAGGCGGCGCGCGACGGCCTCGCGGAGAGCTTCGCCGCAATGATGGCCAGCTACCCCAGCTACGCGCGCATCCGCCTGATCGGCGGTGCGGACCACGGCCTGGAACAGGTGCGGGTGGACCGCCTCGGCAGCGGCACCGTGCGCCTGACCGGACTGGCACTGCAGGAGAAGGGGCACGCCCCCTATGTATTCGAGACCTTGCGCCGCGGCCCGGGCCAGGTCTACCTCTCGGACATCGGCCTGAACCGCGAGGACGACGCGCCGACGGTCGCCGGCCAGCCCATCCTGCGGGTCGCCAGCCCGGTGATCGACGGCGACGGCGTCGTACTCGGCGTCGCGGTCATCACCCTGGACCTGCAGCGTTACTTCGGTCAGTTGCACCAGGACCTGCCGGCCAGCTACCGGGTGTATCTCGCCAACCACCGTGGCGATTTCCTGGTGCACCCGGACCCGGCTCAGACCTTCGGTTTCGAACACGGCAGGCCGCTGCTGGTGCAGCAGACCTATCCTCCCGTCGCCGAGCTGATCGAAGGACGCCGCGGCAGCGTGGTGGTGACCCCTGATTCCGGGAACGGCGATGGCGAGGCGGTGGCCTTCGTGCGCCTGCCCTTCGGCGACGTCGACGACGGCCGCTTCCTGGTGCTGGGTCTCTCGCAGCCGCTGGACGAAGTGCTCGCCTTGTCGACCAGCCAGCGCCAGAGCACGCTGGAACTCGTCCTGCTGTTCAGCCTGCTCGCGGTGGGCATCTCGGCGCTGGTCGCCCGCGCGGTAACCGGCCCCGTCAACACCATGGCAAACGCGGTCATGGCCATCTCGCGTGGCGAGAAGGCGGGTGTGCTCCCGGTTCACCGCCAGGACGAACTGGGCGTGCTCGCGCGCAGCGTGGCACACATGCAGCAACAGATCGCCTCGCAACTGGACGAACTGGAACACCGCCGCAGCGAACTCGACCATCTGGCGCATCACGACTCGCTCACCGGCCTGCCCAACCGGCGCATGTTCCAGATCTACCTGGAAGCCGCCATCACGCGTGCGCGACGCAGCGGCAAGCCGTTTGCCCTGCTCTTCGTCGACCTGGACCACTTCAAGGAGATCAACGACGAGCGCGGCCACGCGGTGGGCGACGAGGTGCTGCGCGCGGTCGCCAACCGCCTGCGCGCCCATGTGCGGGCCGACGACACCGTGGCCCGCCTGGGCGGCGACGAATTCACCGTGCTCGAGGAGAATCTGGAAGGCCCCGAGGACGCGGCGCTGGTCGCCGCTAAGCTGCACGACTGCTTCCTCGAACCCTTCCAGATCGACGGCAAGCCAACGATGATAGGCGCCAGCATCGGCGTAAGCCTCTACCCGACCCACGGCGAAGAAGCCACCGACCTGCTGAGCAACGCCGACAACGCGATGTACCACGCCAAGCTGGAGGGCAGGAACAGCTTCCGGGTGTACGCCGAAGGCGCCGGCGAGTAA
- a CDS encoding ABC transporter substrate-binding protein codes for MDTKRCPALHSYPLLRGLLSFAVAACCCLGGGAAYAESVLRVLSWPGYADDDLVEIFERRTGARVEITLVGSDDQLRAHLATRAGGDFDVVAANTAEIERFIADGLLQPIEAAHIPGIARQLPRFRDLQGLDGIVRDGKRHAVPYTYAEMGLIYDRQAFPAPPDTLAVLWNPLYRGRVLAYDGSTHAFSLAAIREDIDPFRIADADFPRLVRSLIELRRNVLAFYTLPEDSVELFRRHRAVLLFANYGTQQLKQLRDAGLNVGYAIPREGALAWLDCWAISRGARDVVLAERWIDFMLEPAASRALTERHGLGNTTEQDSAPAEDKRLIWLEPVEDDARRARLWQRIMAGDRPETF; via the coding sequence ATGGACACCAAACGCTGTCCGGCCCTGCATTCCTACCCGCTGCTGCGCGGCTTGCTGAGCTTCGCGGTGGCGGCATGCTGCTGCCTGGGCGGCGGAGCAGCCTACGCCGAAAGCGTACTCCGGGTACTCAGCTGGCCGGGCTACGCGGACGATGATCTCGTCGAGATATTCGAACGGCGTACCGGCGCGCGGGTGGAGATCACCCTGGTCGGCTCCGACGACCAGCTGCGCGCGCATCTGGCCACCCGGGCGGGCGGCGATTTCGACGTGGTCGCGGCCAATACCGCCGAGATCGAGCGCTTCATTGCCGATGGCCTGCTGCAGCCGATCGAAGCCGCACATATTCCCGGCATCGCCCGCCAGCTGCCACGCTTCCGCGACCTGCAGGGACTGGACGGCATCGTGCGCGACGGCAAGCGCCATGCCGTGCCCTACACCTATGCGGAGATGGGGCTGATCTACGACCGCCAGGCCTTCCCCGCCCCGCCGGACACGCTGGCGGTACTGTGGAACCCGCTCTACCGCGGGCGGGTGCTGGCCTACGACGGCAGCACGCATGCCTTCTCGCTGGCGGCGATCCGCGAGGACATCGACCCCTTCCGCATCGCCGACGCCGACTTTCCCCGCCTCGTCCGCAGCCTGATCGAACTGCGCCGCAACGTGCTGGCCTTCTACACCCTGCCCGAGGATTCGGTAGAACTCTTCCGCCGCCACCGCGCGGTGCTGCTGTTCGCCAACTACGGCACCCAGCAGCTCAAGCAGTTGCGCGACGCCGGCCTGAACGTCGGCTACGCCATCCCGCGCGAGGGTGCGCTGGCCTGGCTGGACTGCTGGGCGATCTCGCGCGGTGCCCGCGATGTGGTCCTGGCCGAACGCTGGATAGACTTCATGCTCGAACCGGCCGCAAGCCGGGCGCTCACCGAACGCCACGGACTGGGCAACACCACCGAGCAAGACAGCGCGCCGGCCGAGGACAAGCGCCTGATCTGGCTCGAACCGGTCGAGGACGACGCGCGCCGCGCCCGTCTGTGGCAGCGCATCATGGCCGGCGACCGGCCGGAGACCTTCTGA
- a CDS encoding YitT family protein, translated as MPSASSSARHNLLEDAQGLLAGSLFVALSVLFFKHAGLLIGGTAGLTLLVHYASGHNFGLIYFLINIPFYVFAVRAMGWEFTIKTFCAVLLLSVYTEVLPQVISLGTLHPAFGAVMGGLLAGTGLLMLIRHHASLGGIGVLAIWLQRNKGWRAGTVQMIADVLILGAALIWIAPWLVALSVLGALAVNLVIAINHRPGRYFGV; from the coding sequence ATGCCCTCAGCCAGTTCCTCCGCCCGCCACAACCTGCTCGAAGACGCCCAGGGCCTGCTCGCCGGCTCTCTGTTCGTCGCCCTGTCGGTGCTCTTCTTCAAGCACGCCGGGCTGCTGATCGGCGGCACCGCGGGGCTGACCCTGCTGGTGCACTACGCCAGCGGCCACAACTTCGGCCTGATCTACTTCCTGATCAACATCCCCTTCTATGTGTTCGCGGTCCGCGCGATGGGCTGGGAGTTCACCATCAAGACCTTCTGCGCGGTGCTGCTGCTGTCCGTGTATACCGAGGTCCTGCCCCAGGTGATCAGCCTGGGCACGCTGCACCCGGCCTTCGGCGCGGTGATGGGCGGCCTGCTCGCCGGCACCGGCCTGCTGATGCTGATCCGTCACCACGCCAGTCTGGGCGGCATCGGTGTGCTGGCCATCTGGCTGCAGCGCAACAAGGGCTGGCGCGCCGGCACCGTGCAGATGATCGCCGACGTGCTGATCCTGGGCGCCGCGCTGATCTGGATCGCTCCGTGGCTGGTCGCCCTCTCGGTGCTGGGCGCCCTGGCGGTGAACCTGGTCATCGCCATCAACCACCGCCCCGGCCGCTACTTCGGCGTCTAG
- a CDS encoding DUF3999 domain-containing protein — protein MTGNLARRCCALLGVLFAAGAQAEEIDDYAYAAPVSIARQAPFQRVELPPTVYRSLTHDDLSDLRVFNADGEVVPHALEPRTLERNLPGTPVAVPLFVLGAAADSGRALNLRIETNERGAVVNLGPESARARGPAGAWLVDASQIGQRIRALELVVADRERQFSGRMRVEASKDLAQWRTLVASAPLLQLQAEDHELARLRIDWPATEARYLRLTWSGAPPEGMRERVFEAARVEPVPAAVEVPRTWLALEAPAVRKVGDHAEYVFAVPGAMPADRLRVDLPQANSVVPVELFTRAHGDAPWRSLGRHSVYRLSEDGGERRNPDLPVRPAAELMLRADARGGGFGTGTPVVEIGWVPHALVFAARGNPPFTLAYGRHRAGNAAFAIDGLVPGYEREDQSHLPIADAALGEAVAAGGPDRLAAPVDARRWMLWASLLTAVAVLGAMAWKLSRLTEHGE, from the coding sequence ATGACTGGAAACCTGGCCCGCCGTTGCTGCGCCCTGCTCGGCGTGTTGTTCGCCGCGGGCGCACAGGCCGAGGAGATCGACGACTACGCCTACGCCGCGCCGGTGAGCATTGCCCGCCAGGCGCCCTTCCAGCGCGTCGAACTGCCGCCCACGGTATACCGCAGCCTGACCCACGACGACCTCTCCGACCTGCGCGTGTTCAACGCCGACGGCGAGGTCGTGCCCCACGCGCTGGAGCCACGCACGCTGGAGCGCAACCTGCCGGGCACGCCGGTCGCCGTGCCATTGTTCGTGCTCGGCGCCGCAGCCGACAGCGGGCGCGCGCTCAACCTGCGCATCGAGACCAACGAGCGCGGCGCGGTGGTCAACCTGGGGCCGGAGTCCGCCCGCGCGCGCGGCCCCGCCGGTGCCTGGCTGGTGGACGCCAGCCAGATCGGCCAGCGCATCCGCGCACTGGAACTGGTGGTGGCCGACCGCGAGCGCCAGTTTTCCGGGCGCATGCGGGTGGAGGCCAGCAAGGACCTGGCGCAATGGCGCACCCTGGTGGCCAGCGCGCCGCTGCTGCAACTGCAGGCCGAAGATCACGAACTCGCCCGCCTGCGCATCGACTGGCCGGCCACCGAGGCACGCTACCTGCGCCTGACCTGGTCGGGCGCACCGCCGGAGGGCATGCGCGAGCGGGTGTTCGAAGCGGCCCGCGTCGAACCGGTGCCCGCCGCGGTCGAGGTGCCGCGCACCTGGCTCGCGCTGGAGGCGCCTGCGGTGCGCAAGGTCGGCGATCATGCCGAATACGTGTTCGCGGTACCGGGCGCAATGCCCGCCGACCGCCTGCGGGTGGACCTGCCGCAGGCCAACAGCGTGGTGCCGGTGGAGCTGTTCACCCGCGCCCACGGCGACGCGCCCTGGCGCTCGCTCGGCCGCCACAGCGTGTACCGCCTGAGCGAGGACGGCGGCGAGCGGCGCAACCCGGACCTGCCGGTGCGGCCGGCGGCCGAACTGATGCTGCGCGCCGACGCGCGCGGCGGCGGCTTCGGCACTGGCACGCCGGTGGTCGAGATTGGCTGGGTGCCGCACGCCCTGGTGTTCGCTGCGCGCGGCAACCCGCCCTTCACGCTGGCCTATGGCCGCCATCGCGCCGGCAACGCGGCATTTGCCATCGACGGCCTGGTGCCCGGCTACGAGCGCGAAGACCAGAGCCATCTGCCGATCGCCGACGCCGCACTCGGCGAAGCGGTCGCCGCCGGCGGCCCCGATCGCCTGGCCGCCCCGGTGGACGCACGGCGCTGGATGTTGTGGGCCAGTCTGCTCACCGCCGTGGCGGTACTCGGCGCCATGGCCTGGAAGCTGTCGCGCCTGACCGAACACGGGGAGTAG
- a CDS encoding DUF2339 domain-containing protein, whose product MEGIVLAVIGGILLVGFVGGLLGGRLARRGASADAGQLQRLAERLDALQHTQEALARRVAALETVPATPAAARPAAPPAEIAAAHPPAPPPSPALELDLSLPPEQLPRPAAGTPTDASLPRPTPLPQPPSIRAPALPDWLHHWLFGGNMVVRIGIVILFFGVAFLLKYAYERVQVPIELRLSGVALGAIVMLVLGWRLRTRREGYALALQGGAVGLLYLTVFAALRLYQLIPAPAAFAALVAIAAFSGVLALLQNGRSLAVLGTCGGFLAPLLASTGSGSHVALFSYYAVLNTGVLALAWRRTWREFNLLGFAFTFVIGALWGARYYRAELFASVEPFLLLFFLMYLAVPVGYALRRLGEADDAPPAPGRVQAYVDASLVFGVPLVAFGLQLRLVSAFEYGAAFSAVALGALYLLLARTLWARSGARLRLLVDAYYALGIVFATLAIPLAFEGRWTAAAWALEAAAILWIGVRQARLPARAFAVLLQLGAGAAFLLDLPGGGALPVLNAQFLGCALIAFAGLFCAWYLDRMRGTVHRYERVVAPVLLAWGLGWWAAAGALQIDRHLAYPLEANALLLFLAASAAVLAAFARRTAWAHGGTASLAISPVIALAALGTLDTSRNPLAALGWLAWPAALGAHLFALRCREAAHPRAAPWLHALGLWVFALVGGLAAARGIDRLVDGASAWSLVGIALVPGALIAGLASLRSTRWPLGTQRRGYLLLGGAPLAAFLLAWSQLANWANDGRADPLPYLPLLNPLELGLAAALLLAAWWYAALRREGLIAGTAQGHRLVLGVFAALAFALANGVLLRSLHHYAGIPWDFDLLIDSRLVHAALALFWTLIALAVMVFGARRARRAPWIAGAALMGVVVVKLFLVDLSNIGGIERVVSFLGVGLLMLVIGWFAPVPPKAAETAR is encoded by the coding sequence ATGGAAGGCATCGTTCTCGCAGTCATCGGCGGCATCCTGCTGGTCGGCTTCGTCGGCGGCCTGCTCGGCGGACGTCTGGCGCGCCGCGGCGCGTCGGCCGACGCCGGGCAGTTGCAGCGCCTGGCCGAGCGGCTGGACGCCCTGCAGCACACCCAGGAGGCGCTCGCCCGCCGGGTGGCGGCCCTGGAAACCGTGCCCGCCACACCGGCCGCGGCGAGGCCCGCGGCACCGCCGGCCGAAATCGCCGCAGCTCATCCGCCCGCCCCGCCCCCCTCGCCGGCGCTGGAGCTCGATCTCAGCCTGCCGCCGGAACAGCTGCCCCGGCCCGCCGCCGGAACGCCCACCGACGCGTCCCTGCCGCGCCCCACCCCGCTGCCGCAGCCGCCGTCCATCCGCGCCCCCGCCCTGCCCGACTGGCTGCACCACTGGCTGTTCGGCGGCAACATGGTGGTGCGCATCGGCATCGTGATCCTGTTCTTCGGCGTCGCCTTCCTGCTCAAGTACGCCTACGAGCGCGTGCAGGTGCCGATCGAGCTGCGCCTGAGCGGCGTGGCGCTCGGCGCCATCGTCATGCTGGTGCTCGGCTGGCGGCTGCGCACCCGGCGCGAAGGCTACGCGCTGGCCCTGCAGGGCGGCGCGGTCGGCCTGCTCTACCTCACCGTGTTCGCCGCGCTGCGCCTCTACCAGCTGATCCCCGCCCCGGCGGCCTTCGCCGCGCTGGTGGCCATCGCGGCCTTCTCCGGCGTGCTGGCGTTGCTGCAGAACGGCCGCTCCCTTGCAGTGCTGGGCACCTGCGGCGGCTTCCTCGCCCCGCTGCTCGCGTCCACCGGCAGCGGCAGCCACGTGGCGCTGTTCTCCTACTACGCGGTGCTCAACACCGGCGTGCTGGCGCTGGCCTGGCGGCGCACCTGGCGCGAGTTCAACCTGCTCGGCTTCGCCTTCACCTTCGTCATCGGCGCGCTGTGGGGCGCGCGCTACTACCGCGCGGAGCTGTTCGCCAGCGTCGAGCCCTTCCTGCTGCTGTTCTTCCTGATGTACCTCGCGGTACCGGTGGGCTACGCGCTGCGCCGCCTGGGCGAAGCGGACGATGCGCCGCCCGCACCGGGCCGGGTACAGGCCTACGTCGACGCCTCGCTGGTGTTCGGCGTGCCGCTGGTCGCCTTCGGCCTGCAGCTGCGCCTGGTGAGCGCCTTCGAATACGGCGCGGCCTTCAGCGCGGTGGCGCTCGGTGCGCTCTACCTGCTGCTCGCGCGCACGCTGTGGGCGCGCAGCGGCGCGCGCCTGCGCCTGCTGGTCGATGCCTACTACGCGCTGGGCATCGTGTTCGCCACGCTGGCCATTCCGCTGGCTTTCGAAGGCCGGTGGACCGCCGCCGCGTGGGCGCTGGAAGCCGCGGCCATCCTGTGGATCGGCGTGCGCCAGGCGCGGCTGCCGGCGCGCGCCTTCGCGGTGCTGCTGCAGCTGGGCGCGGGCGCGGCCTTCCTGCTCGACCTGCCGGGCGGCGGCGCGCTGCCGGTGCTCAATGCGCAATTCCTCGGCTGCGCGCTGATCGCCTTCGCCGGGCTGTTCTGCGCCTGGTATCTCGACCGCATGCGCGGGACGGTCCATCGGTACGAACGCGTCGTGGCGCCAGTGCTGCTGGCCTGGGGCCTGGGCTGGTGGGCGGCGGCCGGCGCGCTGCAGATCGACCGCCACCTGGCCTATCCGCTGGAAGCCAACGCCTTGCTGCTCTTCCTCGCCGCCTCGGCGGCCGTGCTGGCGGCCTTCGCACGGCGCACCGCGTGGGCGCACGGCGGCACGGCCAGCCTGGCGATCAGCCCGGTGATCGCGCTGGCCGCGCTCGGCACGCTGGACACCTCCCGCAACCCGCTCGCCGCGCTGGGCTGGCTGGCCTGGCCGGCAGCGCTTGGTGCGCATCTGTTCGCCCTGCGCTGCCGCGAGGCCGCCCACCCGCGCGCCGCGCCCTGGCTGCACGCGCTCGGCCTGTGGGTGTTCGCGCTGGTCGGCGGGCTGGCCGCAGCGCGCGGCATCGACCGGCTGGTGGACGGTGCCTCGGCGTGGTCGCTGGTGGGCATCGCGCTGGTGCCGGGCGCGCTGATCGCCGGCCTCGCTTCCCTCCGCAGCACGCGCTGGCCGCTGGGCACCCAGCGGCGCGGCTACCTGCTGCTGGGCGGCGCGCCGTTGGCGGCCTTCCTGCTCGCCTGGAGCCAGCTCGCCAACTGGGCCAACGACGGGCGCGCCGACCCGCTGCCCTACCTGCCGCTGCTCAACCCGCTGGAACTCGGCCTGGCCGCCGCGCTGCTGCTCGCCGCCTGGTGGTACGCGGCGCTGCGCCGCGAAGGGCTGATCGCCGGCACCGCACAAGGCCACCGCCTGGTGCTGGGCGTCTTCGCCGCGCTGGCCTTCGCGCTCGCCAACGGCGTGCTGCTGCGCAGCCTGCACCACTATGCCGGCATCCCCTGGGACTTCGATCTGCTGATCGACTCGCGGCTGGTGCATGCCGCGCTGGCCCTGTTCTGGACGCTGATCGCGCTGGCGGTGATGGTGTTCGGTGCGCGGCGTGCCCGGCGGGCGCCATGGATCGCCGGCGCTGCGCTGATGGGCGTGGTGGTGGTAAAACTCTTCCTGGTGGACCTGTCCAACATTGGCGGCATCGAACGCGTGGTGTCCTTCCTCGGCGTCGGCCTGCTGATGCTGGTGATCGGCTGGTTCGCCCCCGTTCCCCCGAAAGCAGCGGAGACCGCAAGATGA
- a CDS encoding FAD-dependent oxidoreductase, whose protein sequence is MHSKRLLILAVLLAAIALFFALDLGQYLTLEAFKTRQAEIEAWRAANPWLAAGVFFAVYVAVTALSLPGAAVMTLAVGAVFGLLWGTLLVSFASTIGATLAFLVSRFLLRDWVQARFGERLRAVNAGVERDGAFYLFTLRLVPLFPFFVINLVMGLTPMRARTFYWVSQLGMLAGTVVYVNAGTQLAQIDSPAGILSPGLLGAFVLLGVFPLLARKAVDWVRARRVYAGWLRPSRFERNLVVIGAGSAGLVTAYIAAAVKAKVTLVEKHRMGGDCLNTGCVPSKTLIRSARLVAELRRAGEFGIEAGTPRVDFAAVMERVQRVVRAIEPHDSVERYTGLGVEVLQGEARIVSPWEVEVRDAEGGARRLSTRSIVIATGARPFVPPIPGLAETGYLTSDTVWSLRELPARLLVLGGGPIGCELAQAFARLGSQVAQVEMLPRLMAREDEEVSALVEEGFRAEGIALYLQHEAVRVVADAQGKRMVVRDLSRDGAEAEIAFDAVLVAVGRAANLKGYGLEELGIPAGRTVEVNEFLQTRYPNIYAAGDVAGPYQFTHTAAHQAWYAAVNALFDPLKKFRADYSVIPWATFTDPEVARVGLNEQDAKAAGVKYEVTRYGIDDLDRAIAEGAAEGFVKVLTEPGRDRILGATIVGAHAGELIAEFVLAMRHRIGLNKLLGTIHIYPTMAEANKYAAGAWKRAHAPQRLLAWVARFHAWRRGSA, encoded by the coding sequence ATGCACTCGAAACGTCTGCTGATCCTTGCGGTATTGCTTGCAGCCATCGCGCTGTTCTTCGCGCTCGACCTCGGCCAGTACCTCACGCTGGAGGCCTTCAAGACCCGTCAGGCGGAGATCGAGGCCTGGCGGGCGGCCAATCCGTGGCTGGCCGCGGGGGTGTTCTTCGCGGTGTATGTGGCGGTCACCGCGCTGTCGCTGCCCGGCGCGGCGGTGATGACGCTGGCGGTGGGGGCGGTGTTCGGGCTGCTGTGGGGCACCTTGCTGGTGTCCTTCGCGTCCACCATCGGCGCCACGCTGGCCTTCCTGGTCTCGCGCTTCCTGCTGCGCGACTGGGTGCAGGCGCGCTTCGGCGAGCGTCTGCGGGCGGTCAACGCCGGGGTGGAGAGGGACGGCGCCTTCTATCTGTTCACCCTGCGCCTGGTGCCGCTCTTTCCCTTCTTCGTCATCAACCTGGTGATGGGGCTCACGCCGATGCGCGCGCGCACCTTCTACTGGGTGAGCCAGCTCGGCATGCTGGCCGGCACCGTAGTGTATGTGAATGCCGGCACCCAGCTCGCGCAGATCGACTCACCCGCCGGCATTCTGTCGCCCGGCCTGCTCGGCGCCTTCGTGCTGCTGGGGGTGTTTCCGCTGCTCGCGCGCAAGGCGGTGGACTGGGTGCGGGCGCGCCGGGTGTATGCCGGCTGGCTGCGCCCCTCGCGTTTCGAGCGCAACCTGGTGGTGATCGGCGCCGGCAGCGCCGGGCTGGTGACCGCCTACATCGCCGCCGCGGTGAAGGCCAAGGTGACCCTGGTGGAGAAGCACCGCATGGGCGGCGACTGCCTGAACACAGGCTGCGTGCCGTCGAAGACGCTGATCCGCAGCGCGCGCCTGGTCGCCGAACTGCGCCGCGCGGGCGAGTTCGGCATCGAGGCCGGTACGCCGCGGGTGGACTTCGCCGCGGTCATGGAGCGCGTGCAACGCGTGGTGCGCGCGATCGAGCCGCACGACTCGGTGGAACGCTATACCGGGCTGGGCGTGGAGGTGCTGCAGGGCGAGGCGCGCATCGTCTCGCCCTGGGAGGTCGAGGTGCGCGACGCGGAAGGCGGCGCGCGCCGGCTGAGTACGCGCAGCATCGTCATCGCCACCGGGGCGCGGCCTTTCGTGCCGCCGATACCCGGGTTGGCGGAGACGGGTTATCTGACCTCCGATACCGTGTGGTCCCTGCGGGAACTGCCGGCGCGCCTGCTGGTGCTGGGCGGCGGGCCGATCGGCTGCGAGCTCGCCCAGGCCTTCGCGCGGCTTGGTTCGCAGGTCGCCCAGGTGGAGATGCTGCCGCGCCTGATGGCGCGCGAGGACGAGGAGGTTTCGGCGCTGGTCGAGGAAGGCTTCCGTGCCGAGGGCATCGCGCTCTACCTGCAGCACGAGGCGGTGCGGGTGGTGGCGGATGCGCAGGGCAAGCGCATGGTGGTGCGCGACCTTTCGCGTGACGGCGCCGAGGCCGAGATCGCCTTCGACGCGGTGCTGGTTGCGGTGGGCCGCGCCGCCAACCTCAAGGGTTATGGGCTGGAGGAACTGGGCATTCCCGCCGGGCGCACGGTGGAGGTGAACGAGTTCCTGCAGACCAGGTATCCGAACATCTACGCCGCCGGTGACGTGGCCGGTCCCTACCAGTTCACCCACACTGCGGCGCACCAGGCCTGGTACGCGGCGGTCAATGCGCTGTTCGATCCGCTGAAGAAGTTCCGCGCCGACTACTCGGTGATCCCCTGGGCCACCTTCACCGACCCTGAGGTCGCGCGCGTCGGCCTGAACGAGCAGGACGCCAAGGCCGCCGGCGTGAAGTATGAAGTCACCCGCTACGGCATCGACGACCTCGACCGCGCGATCGCCGAGGGGGCGGCCGAAGGCTTCGTCAAGGTGCTCACCGAACCGGGGCGCGACCGCATCCTCGGTGCGACCATCGTCGGCGCACACGCCGGCGAGCTGATTGCCGAGTTCGTGCTGGCGATGCGCCACCGCATCGGTCTGAACAAGCTGCTCGGCACCATCCACATCTACCCGACGATGGCCGAGGCCAACAAGTACGCCGCCGGCGCGTGGAAGCGCGCGCACGCCCCGCAGCGCCTGCTCGCCTGGGTGGCGCGTTTCCACGCCTGGCGGCGCGGGAGCGCCTGA
- a CDS encoding TIGR04283 family arsenosugar biosynthesis glycosyltransferase, with translation MAAALSIILPVLDEAAGIEACLARLQALRARGVEVIVADGGSTDDTLRLARPLADRVVAAPRGRASQMNAGAREASGRVLLFLHADTALPEAADRLIAGAVGAGREWGRFDVDIVGRHRMLPVIAALMNWRSRHTGIATGDQAIFVTRKAFDAVGGYPDIALMEDIALSRALLRRSEPAFIAARVHTSGRRWEQHGVWRTIWLMWRLRAAYRLGADPAELARRYGYRPREE, from the coding sequence ATGGCGGCGGCGCTGTCCATCATCCTGCCGGTGCTCGACGAGGCCGCGGGCATCGAAGCCTGCCTCGCCCGCCTGCAGGCGCTGCGCGCGCGCGGCGTGGAGGTGATCGTCGCCGACGGCGGCAGCACGGACGACACCCTGCGCCTGGCCCGCCCGCTGGCCGACCGGGTGGTGGCGGCGCCGCGCGGGCGCGCCAGCCAGATGAACGCCGGCGCACGCGAGGCGAGCGGCCGGGTGCTGCTCTTCCTGCATGCCGACACCGCACTGCCCGAGGCGGCCGACCGCCTGATCGCCGGCGCGGTGGGGGCAGGGCGCGAGTGGGGGCGCTTCGACGTGGACATCGTCGGCCGCCACCGCATGCTGCCGGTGATCGCCGCGCTGATGAACTGGCGCTCGCGCCACACCGGCATCGCCACCGGCGACCAGGCCATCTTCGTCACCCGCAAGGCCTTCGACGCGGTGGGCGGCTATCCGGACATCGCGCTGATGGAAGACATCGCGCTGTCGCGCGCACTGCTGCGGCGTTCCGAACCCGCCTTTATCGCCGCCCGCGTTCACACCTCCGGCCGCCGTTGGGAGCAGCACGGCGTGTGGCGCACCATCTGGCTGATGTGGCGCCTGCGCGCGGCCTACCGCCTGGGGGCGGACCCGGCCGAACTGGCGCGGCGCTACGGCTACCGGCCGCGCGAGGAGTAA